A part of Bacteroidota bacterium genomic DNA contains:
- a CDS encoding T9SS type A sorting domain-containing protein produces MKKLRLSPILLAFGGFLLVSGLIPILRPKGELQAQRGTLLSKETMAELLKIHAIDSLPDYDGHYFLSAGTCENCHGKDPNGVALVDSLGRDINMVDDWRATMMALSAKDPFWMAQVSHEGLINPSHKTALEDKCLSCHAPLGRYTHFFESHGQADYSMAMLQSDTLGLDGVSCMSCHSQRSDSFGISFSGQLFLDSGRTVYGQYPGPIVAPMFTSYHLVVAYGPHIQESKVCADCHTLITESVDLQGQYTGSEFVEQATYHEWLNSDYPNGDISCQGCHMPRYDDGVLLSGPDVSSTLPRSPYSKHFFVGSNAFMLRMMKAYTDSLDIQATAANFDTTIARTQRSLRDGLTMTLTQMQRTSDTVKYDLNLLNRVGHKFPSGYPSRRIFVEFVVREANGDTLFQSGVLGSNYEVKGQDPGFEPHHNIINDPGQAQIYEFIMGDVNGNVTTTLERAVTHIKDNRLVPQGFSSSHPNYTDTTEIAGGAETDPDFNHNGATEGTGGDIVHYHIPLNGYAGNLQVSARVWYQTVRPGWLDETFANSSPDIDRFERWYNSSDRSVDLVAELLTQDVIIGMQQFAEPSLTLYPNPTHDGWINVLLPVGNETTEIRVYDMRGRMVMPVISASGTVQKLQLPAAAGNYLLDFQGQGWRKAIKVVKR; encoded by the coding sequence GCAAGCACAGCGCGGCACCCTGTTGAGCAAGGAAACAATGGCCGAATTGCTCAAAATCCATGCGATTGACAGCCTTCCCGACTATGATGGGCATTACTTTTTAAGTGCTGGAACTTGCGAAAACTGCCATGGAAAAGATCCGAATGGCGTTGCCTTGGTCGACAGTCTGGGTAGGGACATCAACATGGTCGATGATTGGCGGGCGACGATGATGGCGCTTTCGGCAAAAGATCCATTTTGGATGGCGCAAGTAAGCCATGAGGGATTGATCAATCCTTCGCACAAAACGGCCTTGGAAGACAAATGCCTCTCCTGCCATGCGCCGCTTGGGCGCTACACGCATTTTTTCGAATCCCACGGGCAAGCCGATTACAGCATGGCGATGCTGCAATCAGATACCCTCGGCTTGGACGGTGTAAGCTGCATGTCTTGCCATAGCCAACGTTCCGATTCGTTCGGAATTTCCTTCTCGGGACAACTCTTTTTGGACTCCGGTCGCACGGTTTATGGGCAATATCCCGGGCCTATTGTGGCACCGATGTTTACCAGTTATCATTTGGTGGTGGCTTATGGTCCCCATATCCAAGAATCCAAAGTTTGTGCTGACTGCCACACCCTCATCACGGAAAGCGTTGATCTTCAAGGCCAATACACCGGTTCAGAGTTTGTCGAACAGGCCACATACCATGAGTGGCTCAATTCTGATTATCCAAATGGGGATATCAGTTGCCAAGGATGTCACATGCCACGCTATGATGATGGCGTTTTACTTTCCGGGCCCGATGTCAGTTCGACCCTTCCCAGGTCCCCCTATTCCAAGCACTTTTTTGTCGGCAGCAACGCGTTTATGCTCAGGATGATGAAGGCCTATACCGACAGTCTTGACATTCAAGCGACGGCAGCCAATTTTGACACGACGATCGCCCGCACCCAAAGAAGCCTGCGGGATGGTCTGACGATGACATTGACACAGATGCAACGCACATCCGACACCGTCAAATACGACCTCAATCTCCTGAACCGCGTGGGACATAAATTCCCATCAGGCTATCCCTCAAGGCGCATTTTCGTCGAATTTGTCGTTCGAGAGGCAAATGGCGATACCCTGTTTCAATCGGGTGTTTTGGGCTCCAATTACGAAGTCAAGGGACAGGATCCGGGATTTGAACCCCACCACAACATCATCAACGATCCGGGGCAGGCGCAAATTTATGAGTTTATCATGGGGGATGTGAATGGCAACGTGACGACCACCTTGGAGCGCGCCGTGACCCATATCAAGGACAATCGCCTTGTGCCTCAAGGGTTTTCGAGCAGTCACCCCAACTATACGGATACTACCGAAATTGCAGGCGGAGCAGAAACGGACCCGGATTTCAACCACAATGGTGCTACCGAAGGTACGGGAGGCGACATCGTGCATTACCATATTCCGCTCAACGGGTACGCCGGGAACTTGCAGGTAAGCGCCCGCGTTTGGTATCAGACGGTGCGGCCGGGATGGTTGGATGAGACTTTTGCCAACAGCAGCCCCGACATTGACCGGTTTGAGCGTTGGTACAACAGCAGCGACCGATCGGTGGATTTGGTGGCCGAATTGCTGACCCAAGACGTGATCATTGGAATGCAACAATTTGCGGAGCCAAGCCTCACCTTGTATCCAAATCCGACGCATGATGGCTGGATCAACGTGTTGCTGCCTGTTGGTAATGAAACAACGGAAATCAGGGTCTATGACATGCGTGGCCGAATGGTGATGCCAGTCATTTCGGCAAGCGGTACCGTGCAGAAGTTGCAGTTACCGGCAGCCGCAGGGAACTACCTCCTTGATTTCCAAGGCCAAGGGTGGAGAAAGGCCATCAAAGTCGTGAAAAGGTAG